The Deinococcus planocerae genome includes a window with the following:
- a CDS encoding EVE domain-containing protein — MPLSQRRRWLLKSEPAVFGFADLVRAGREPWNGVRNYQARNFLRQMRPGDLCLFYHSGAKPTGVAGVARVVREAYPDNLQFDPGSPYFDPKSSPDNPRWSMVDVEPALAFAGVVTLDTLRTLPEWRDSPLLRRGTRLSVLPVTPEQFGAVLREVGLGSENLA, encoded by the coding sequence ATGCCCCTCTCACAGCGGCGCCGCTGGCTCCTGAAGTCCGAACCCGCCGTCTTCGGTTTTGCCGACCTCGTGCGGGCAGGCCGCGAGCCCTGGAACGGCGTGCGAAACTACCAGGCCCGCAACTTCCTGCGCCAGATGCGCCCCGGCGACCTCTGCCTCTTCTACCACTCGGGGGCAAAACCGACCGGCGTGGCGGGCGTCGCGCGGGTGGTGCGGGAGGCGTACCCGGACAATCTGCAATTCGACCCGGGAAGCCCCTACTTCGACCCCAAATCGAGCCCCGACAACCCGCGCTGGAGCATGGTGGACGTGGAGCCCGCGCTCGCCTTTGCCGGGGTCGTGACCCTCGACACCCTGCGCACCCTGCCCGAGTGGCGGGACTCGCCGCTCCTGCGCAGGGGCACGCGCCTGAGCGTCCTGCCCGTCACGCCGGAACAGTTCGGGGCGGTGCTGAGAGAGGTGGGGCTGGGGTCGGAGAACCTGGCCTGA
- a CDS encoding S1C family serine protease, producing MRPLPWLPVLLLLALAAYLLPERLSLPGAGTSAPPTPPAVSQTLPNALPPETRALFERSRPATVQVESVDPSTREAGLGTGFFISPDGQVLTAYHVVSTGRLFQIRTLSGRTYRARLTAYDAQADVALLTVQGRGPFPVLNLATRPPRVGETVLAIGNSGGGFLQPRRGQLLRLSAQAGRADFPQGTLEMTAPLAPGDSGGPVIDGNGQAIGVVSYIRLDESNQTRASYAVPVTEGNQLIEALRRGEQRDVPVVGLFFDLAHSGFTTPAGAVVSRVARGSPAAAAGLRGSALDANGNLAALGDIITNVNGARTRNADEVITAIRRAQIGDTISLGYVRDGQARETTITLVARRSVPDLRE from the coding sequence GTGCGCCCCCTGCCCTGGCTTCCCGTGCTGCTGCTGCTCGCGCTGGCGGCCTACCTGCTGCCGGAACGCCTGAGCCTGCCGGGGGCCGGGACTTCCGCGCCGCCCACCCCGCCCGCCGTCTCGCAGACGCTGCCGAACGCCTTGCCGCCCGAGACCCGCGCGCTGTTCGAGCGTTCGCGCCCGGCGACCGTGCAGGTCGAGAGCGTCGATCCCAGCACGCGCGAGGCGGGGCTGGGCACGGGCTTTTTCATCTCGCCGGACGGGCAGGTGCTCACCGCGTACCACGTGGTCTCCACCGGGCGGCTCTTCCAGATTCGGACCCTCTCGGGCCGCACCTACCGGGCTCGCCTGACGGCCTACGACGCGCAGGCGGACGTGGCCCTGCTGACGGTCCAGGGGCGCGGGCCCTTCCCGGTGCTCAATCTCGCCACCCGCCCGCCGCGCGTGGGGGAGACGGTGCTCGCCATCGGGAACAGCGGCGGGGGCTTCCTGCAACCGCGCCGGGGGCAACTGCTGCGGCTCTCCGCCCAGGCGGGGCGGGCCGACTTCCCGCAGGGCACGCTGGAGATGACCGCACCCCTCGCGCCCGGCGACAGCGGCGGCCCGGTCATCGACGGGAACGGGCAGGCCATCGGCGTGGTGAGCTACATCCGGCTCGACGAGAGCAACCAGACCCGCGCGAGCTACGCCGTGCCCGTCACCGAGGGCAACCAGCTCATCGAGGCCCTCAGGAGGGGCGAGCAGCGCGACGTGCCCGTCGTGGGGCTGTTTTTCGACCTCGCCCACAGCGGGTTCACGACCCCCGCCGGGGCCGTCGTGTCGCGGGTGGCGCGCGGCAGCCCCGCCGCCGCCGCCGGACTGCGGGGCTCGGCACTCGACGCCAACGGCAACCTCGCGGCCCTCGGCGACATCATCACCAACGTGAACGGCGCGCGCACCCGCAACGCCGACGAGGTGATCACCGCGATCCGCCGCGCGCAGATCGGCGACACCATCTCCCTGGGTTACGTCCGGGACGGTCAGGCGCGCGAGACGACGATCACCCTCGTCGCCCGGCGCAGCGTACCCGACCTGCGCGAGTAA